One segment of Vagococcus martis DNA contains the following:
- a CDS encoding FtsW/RodA/SpoVE family cell cycle protein: MHRKIKKTYFLDYFILVPYLVLSIVGILMVYSASSVNSQGLALEAIKQGGFFIVGLLAILFIYKMKTKVFQNKQFIMTAILTIGALLVLTKFTSLGVSGGGADGWLEIGPIRLQPVEFLKIIIIWYLAYILSRRQDMILGHFKDAIFKPMILIGSLILLVLIQPDTGGAAILILITLVMVLASGIPYLYTLLVVGGGVVVSTLVIQFISLFGSSLFPQRMMYVYKRFKTFTNPFADPLGDGHQMINSYFALNNGGWFGLGLGKSIQKKGFLTNAQTDFMFSIVVEELGLLISLILLMLLFFLILRIMTIGIRSTDNFNSLMCIGIAGMMLIQVFVNLGGITGIIPLTGVTFPFLSQGGSSLVTLSIGVGFALNVSADEKRKKFDNGEYSESQLLLMFNE, translated from the coding sequence GTGCATAGAAAGATAAAGAAAACATATTTTTTGGACTATTTCATTTTAGTACCTTATCTAGTTTTATCAATAGTTGGTATTTTGATGGTTTATAGTGCAAGTTCTGTTAATTCTCAAGGATTGGCTTTAGAAGCGATAAAACAAGGTGGCTTTTTTATAGTTGGATTATTAGCTATTTTATTTATTTATAAAATGAAAACAAAGGTATTTCAAAATAAACAGTTTATTATGACTGCAATCCTTACTATTGGGGCCCTACTTGTATTGACTAAATTTACTAGTTTAGGTGTTAGTGGTGGGGGTGCAGACGGATGGTTAGAAATTGGCCCGATACGTCTTCAACCTGTAGAGTTTTTAAAAATCATTATTATTTGGTATTTAGCTTATATTCTATCGCGGCGACAAGATATGATACTAGGTCATTTTAAGGATGCCATATTCAAACCAATGATTTTAATTGGTAGCTTAATTTTGTTAGTCTTAATCCAGCCTGATACTGGAGGGGCGGCTATCTTGATTTTAATTACATTAGTTATGGTGTTGGCAAGTGGTATACCATATCTATATACTCTATTGGTGGTTGGTGGTGGCGTTGTTGTTTCGACGCTAGTGATTCAGTTTATTTCTTTATTTGGTAGCTCTTTGTTTCCACAGAGAATGATGTATGTGTATAAACGGTTTAAAACATTTACCAATCCATTTGCTGATCCACTTGGTGATGGTCATCAAATGATTAATTCTTATTTTGCACTGAACAATGGTGGATGGTTTGGTCTTGGTCTTGGTAAGAGTATTCAAAAAAAGGGCTTTTTAACGAATGCTCAAACAGATTTCATGTTTTCAATTGTTGTAGAAGAGTTAGGATTACTTATTTCATTAATATTATTAATGTTACTATTTTTTTTGATTTTACGAATTATGACAATAGGCATTCGTTCAACTGATAATTTTAATTCATTAATGTGTATTGGTATTGCAGGTATGATGTTGATACAAGTATTTGTTAATCTTGGAGGTATTACGGGAATCATTCCTTTAACAGGGGTGACATTTCCGTTTCTTAGTCAAGGAGGGTCTAGTTTAGTCACTTTATCCATTGGTGTAGGATTTGCACTAAACGTTAGTGCTGATGAAAAACGTAAAAAATTTGATAATGGCGAGTATAGTGAATCTCAGTTATTATTGATGTTTAATGAGTAA